Proteins from a single region of Limosilactobacillus fermentum:
- a CDS encoding choloylglycine hydrolase family protein codes for MCTSINVITQDGYHVLGRTMDWDDLLVSPIFTPRHYQWASVFDHRVHENPYAIIGGGSITERRTDVSDGVNEFGLMAQKLTFKNGARLVDERHPDKVQLAAFELIFYLLGHFKSVADVAAHLDQIELMSDVNADVPFGYSEQHFVLSDPTGRCVVIEPSEHPLKLIDNPLGIMTNMPKFDHQLERLQDYLDFTPDFLNGTLAPNTFHVTTGKLSGKKTPPGAYTPKGRYVRAAYMKELADQPASKDEALATTWHLLDSVTVPKSKAHRPTFSVYRAATVAEDRTYYFQSYHQAQVTSVKLTDDLLKRATPLVFDTADVWAPVKLN; via the coding sequence ATGTGCACGAGCATCAACGTCATTACCCAGGACGGCTACCACGTCTTGGGGCGGACAATGGACTGGGACGACCTCTTAGTGTCGCCCATCTTCACCCCCCGTCACTACCAGTGGGCCTCGGTCTTTGACCACCGGGTCCACGAAAATCCCTACGCCATCATTGGTGGTGGCTCGATCACCGAGCGGCGAACCGACGTTTCCGACGGGGTCAACGAGTTTGGCTTGATGGCCCAAAAGCTGACCTTTAAAAACGGCGCCCGCCTGGTTGACGAGCGTCACCCCGACAAGGTCCAATTGGCCGCCTTTGAGCTAATCTTTTACTTGCTAGGCCACTTTAAATCGGTGGCTGACGTCGCGGCGCACCTGGATCAAATCGAACTAATGAGCGACGTCAACGCCGACGTGCCCTTTGGCTACTCCGAGCAACACTTTGTCTTGTCCGACCCCACCGGGCGTTGCGTGGTCATTGAACCCAGCGAGCACCCGCTCAAGCTGATCGATAACCCGCTCGGGATCATGACCAACATGCCCAAGTTCGACCACCAGCTGGAACGCCTGCAGGACTACCTAGACTTCACCCCGGACTTTTTGAACGGTACCCTGGCGCCGAACACCTTTCACGTCACCACCGGTAAGCTCTCGGGCAAGAAGACGCCACCCGGTGCCTACACCCCCAAGGGGCGCTACGTCCGGGCCGCCTACATGAAAGAACTGGCCGACCAACCGGCATCAAAAGACGAGGCGCTGGCCACCACCTGGCACCTGCTCGATTCGGTCACCGTCCCCAAGAGTAAGGCCCACCGGCCAACCTTCTCGGTGTACCGGGCGGCCACCGTTGCTGAGGACCGCACCTACTACTTCCAGTCCTACCACCAGGCCCAGGTGACCTCGGTAAAGCTGACTGACGACTTGTTAAAGCGAGCCACCCCGCTCGTCTTTGACACCGCCGACGTTTGGGCGCCGGTGAAATTGAACTAA
- the pgmB gene encoding beta-phosphoglucomutase, with translation MNFADIAGFAFDLDGVIADTARFHTQAWHELADQVQTPWTPELEASLKGVGRMDSLELILKAGGHQGEYSQEEKVALATSKNDRYQELVKTLTPSDALPGMPAFLAELQAAGYRLVLASASKNAPTVLKYLQLEDVFEGVVDPASVAHGKPAPDIYLAAAEMLDLAPAQVAGVEDAQAGVAAINAAGELSIGIGPASDLKEAAARFDRTDQVSLAKLKERLS, from the coding sequence ATGAACTTTGCAGATATTGCCGGCTTTGCCTTTGACTTAGACGGGGTGATCGCCGACACCGCCCGCTTTCACACCCAGGCCTGGCACGAACTGGCCGACCAGGTCCAGACGCCCTGGACGCCGGAACTGGAGGCGAGCCTCAAGGGAGTTGGCCGGATGGATTCCTTGGAGCTGATCCTAAAGGCAGGCGGCCACCAGGGTGAGTACAGTCAGGAAGAAAAGGTCGCCCTGGCCACCAGCAAGAACGACCGCTACCAAGAGCTAGTCAAGACCCTGACGCCGTCAGACGCCCTGCCGGGGATGCCGGCCTTCTTAGCCGAACTCCAGGCCGCCGGCTACCGGCTGGTCTTAGCTTCGGCTTCCAAGAACGCGCCGACGGTCCTCAAGTACCTGCAGTTAGAAGACGTCTTTGAAGGGGTGGTCGACCCCGCTAGCGTCGCCCACGGCAAGCCGGCGCCCGATATCTATTTGGCCGCCGCCGAGATGTTAGACCTTGCCCCCGCCCAGGTTGCCGGCGTGGAAGACGCCCAGGCCGGGGTTGCCGCCATTAACGCGGCCGGCGAGCTGTCGATCGGAATTGGACCGGCCAGCGACCTCAAGGAAGCGGCGGCCCGCTTTGATCGTACCGACCAGGTTAGCTTGGCTAAGCTGAAGGAACGGTTGAGTTAA
- a CDS encoding alpha/beta hydrolase, giving the protein MQQAKKRRLLASVAAGTLGLSYLTAEYLFNFAFKRVDYVPETSADKQKYAAQYWRYVDWFKKVEKEHWTWSTDDGDDQMSAYFIPADDSTKAVIISHGYKGNGETMANYTKMFHELGFNVLLPDDRGHGQSAGKYISFGWLDRLDYLTWLNRLIKRLGAQTKLLLFGVSMGGATVEMLSGEDLPPQVKAIIADCGYASIHEELTYLLKRQFHLPEYPIYPLVSTINRHRLGYYLGDISSTEQLKKNHRPIFFIHGEKDTYVPASMALENYQATDAPKELWIVDHASHAESFWLDPTAYRAHIQAFLNKYFY; this is encoded by the coding sequence ATGCAACAAGCAAAGAAACGACGGCTCTTAGCTAGCGTGGCCGCCGGGACGCTCGGCCTTTCCTACCTGACGGCCGAGTACCTCTTTAACTTCGCCTTCAAACGGGTCGATTACGTACCGGAAACCTCGGCGGACAAGCAAAAGTACGCCGCCCAGTACTGGCGCTACGTTGACTGGTTCAAAAAGGTTGAAAAAGAGCACTGGACCTGGTCGACCGATGACGGCGACGACCAGATGTCGGCCTACTTCATCCCGGCTGACGACAGTACCAAGGCAGTCATCATTTCCCACGGTTACAAGGGCAACGGCGAAACGATGGCGAATTATACTAAGATGTTTCACGAGCTGGGCTTTAACGTCTTATTACCCGACGACCGCGGCCACGGTCAATCCGCTGGCAAGTACATCTCCTTTGGCTGGCTCGACCGGCTCGATTACCTGACCTGGCTAAACCGGCTCATTAAACGGCTCGGCGCCCAAACTAAGCTCCTCTTATTCGGGGTCTCAATGGGCGGGGCGACGGTCGAGATGCTGAGCGGTGAAGACTTGCCGCCCCAGGTCAAAGCGATCATTGCCGACTGCGGCTACGCCTCGATTCACGAAGAGCTGACCTACCTGCTCAAGCGTCAGTTCCACCTACCCGAGTACCCGATCTACCCGCTGGTGTCGACGATCAACCGCCACCGTCTCGGCTACTACCTAGGTGACATCTCCTCGACCGAGCAACTCAAGAAAAACCACCGGCCGATCTTCTTTATCCACGGCGAAAAGGACACCTACGTCCCGGCCAGCATGGCGCTGGAAAATTACCAGGCCACCGACGCCCCCAAGGAACTCTGGATCGTCGACCACGCTAGCCACGCCGAGAGCTTTTGGCTTGACCCAACGGCCTACCGCGCCCACATCCAGGCCTTCTTGAACAAGTATTTTTACTAA
- the cls gene encoding cardiolipin synthase → MGLTWDLIRWALLVIVIINEVAALVTVFREKRDIAATWAWLMVLMIPVIGFIIYAFLGRKLPQKRLERISSPTAQHLYDAFEEQRTAFVEMPRPEDSLVQTYRRTIMLFQSIDESFLSEDNQVEIFTTGITFFNRLLTDIEQAKQSIHIEFYTIYNDQIGNRLRTLLEQKAAAGVEVRVLYDSWGSMGVKKSFYDNLRKNGGFASPFLMTHSNFLDFRLNYRDHRKIVVIDGQIGYVGGFNVGDQYLGRLKKFGPWRDTHLRIQGGGVYSLQQCFLRDWNASVKPAERLTHFKDYFPSAALNKGKTAMQIVSSGPDAPLQAIKLGYLRLINAAQDHIWIQTPYLIPDDSVIDALRIAAHSGVDVRIMIPSMPDHAFVYRATQYYARALANEGVTIYSYQVGFLHAKTMTIDGKMAAVGSANLDFRSFQLNFEINAFLYDRQLVDELEQIFINDVRDSRVITPEMFDAQPLGLRFKQTFSRLLSPIL, encoded by the coding sequence ATGGGTTTAACGTGGGACCTGATTAGGTGGGCGCTTTTGGTGATCGTGATCATCAACGAAGTGGCGGCCCTGGTGACCGTTTTCCGGGAAAAACGGGACATCGCCGCTACTTGGGCCTGGCTAATGGTGCTAATGATTCCGGTGATCGGCTTTATCATTTACGCCTTTTTGGGCCGGAAATTACCCCAAAAACGCCTGGAACGGATTAGTTCGCCAACCGCCCAACACCTATACGACGCCTTTGAAGAACAGCGGACCGCCTTTGTGGAGATGCCCCGCCCCGAGGACAGCCTGGTGCAAACCTACCGGCGAACGATCATGCTCTTTCAAAGCATTGATGAGTCCTTTTTGAGCGAGGACAACCAGGTGGAAATCTTCACCACCGGGATTACCTTTTTTAACCGGTTACTAACCGATATTGAGCAAGCCAAACAAAGCATCCACATTGAGTTTTACACCATCTACAACGACCAAATTGGCAACCGCCTACGGACCCTCTTGGAACAAAAGGCGGCCGCGGGTGTAGAGGTGCGGGTGCTGTACGATTCTTGGGGCTCAATGGGGGTGAAGAAGAGCTTTTACGATAACCTACGTAAAAACGGCGGCTTTGCCAGTCCCTTTTTGATGACCCACTCTAATTTCTTAGACTTTCGGTTAAACTACCGCGACCACCGTAAGATCGTCGTTATTGATGGCCAGATTGGTTACGTGGGGGGCTTTAACGTCGGTGATCAGTACCTAGGCCGGCTAAAGAAATTCGGCCCGTGGCGCGACACCCACCTAAGGATTCAAGGGGGCGGGGTTTACAGCCTCCAGCAGTGCTTCTTGCGTGACTGGAACGCCTCGGTCAAGCCGGCCGAGCGCTTGACCCACTTTAAGGACTACTTTCCTTCGGCCGCCCTCAACAAGGGAAAAACGGCGATGCAGATTGTCTCGTCGGGGCCGGATGCCCCCCTGCAGGCCATCAAGCTCGGCTACTTGCGCCTAATCAACGCCGCCCAGGACCATATTTGGATCCAGACGCCCTACCTGATTCCCGATGATTCGGTGATCGACGCCCTACGGATTGCCGCCCACTCCGGGGTGGACGTCCGGATCATGATCCCTTCGATGCCCGACCACGCCTTTGTTTACCGGGCCACCCAGTATTACGCCCGCGCCCTAGCCAACGAAGGGGTGACGATTTATTCTTACCAGGTGGGCTTCTTGCACGCCAAGACAATGACGATCGACGGCAAGATGGCGGCGGTGGGGTCGGCCAACCTCGACTTCCGGTCCTTTCAGCTCAACTTTGAGATCAACGCCTTCTTGTACGACCGGCAGTTAGTTGATGAGCTAGAACAAATCTTCATTAACGACGTCCGTGACAGCCGGGTGATTACCCCGGAGATGTTTGATGCCCAACCACTGGGCCTACGTTTTAAGCAGACCTTCTCGCGGTTGTTGTCGCCGATTTTATAG
- a CDS encoding ATP-dependent Clp protease ATP-binding subunit has protein sequence MARIPVDPFNNDMDDLFNQLMGGMNGFNSDNRRYLINGREVTPEEYAAFRQTGKLPGVTDPTQAKTKQPQPDSMLAKLGRNLTQEAKEGKLDPVIGRNKEIQETAEILSRRTKNNPVLVGDAGVGKTAVVEGLAQAIVAGDVPAAIKNKQIISIDISSLEAGTQYRGSFEENMQKLIDEVKKDGNVILFFDEIHQIIGAGNAGDASGSKGMADILKPALSRGEVTLIGATTQDEYRNTILKDAALSRRFNQVTVNAPSKEDTFKILQGLRKLYEKHHNVSLPDDVLKAAIDYSVQYIPQRSLPDKAIDLIDVTAAHLASKHPVKDAKTIEEEIKKAEAKQQEAVEKEDYQAAQEAKDQVAKLQDQLKDHSESERVVATPSDVAAAVERMTGIPVSKMGASDIERLKGLATRLEGKVIGQQEAVEAVSRAIRRNRAGFDEGNRPIGSFLFVGPTGVGKTELAKQLALDMFGSTNDIIRLDMSEYTDRTAVSKLIGTTAGYVGYDDNSNTLTEKVRRHPYSIVLLDEIEKANPQVITLLLQVLDDGRLTDGQGNTVDFKNTIIIATSNAGFSSDAVAGEDAKLMDKLQPYFRPEFLNRFNAIVEFHALTKDDLKQIVDLMLAGVNETLAKKGMDVTVTDEVKNYLIDKGYDKTMGARPLRRVVEQEIRDKVTDYYLDHLDEKHLVATLKDGQVVIEQAK, from the coding sequence ATGGCACGAATTCCAGTAGATCCATTTAACAACGACATGGACGACTTATTTAACCAACTCATGGGGGGAATGAACGGGTTCAACAGCGACAACCGCCGTTACCTGATTAACGGGCGCGAAGTAACGCCTGAAGAGTACGCCGCCTTTCGCCAGACCGGGAAGCTCCCGGGTGTAACTGACCCAACCCAAGCAAAAACTAAGCAACCACAACCAGACAGCATGCTAGCTAAGCTCGGCCGCAACTTGACGCAAGAAGCCAAGGAAGGCAAGCTCGACCCGGTGATCGGCCGTAACAAGGAGATTCAAGAAACCGCCGAGATTCTGTCACGGCGGACCAAGAACAACCCAGTGTTAGTCGGTGACGCCGGGGTCGGCAAGACGGCGGTGGTGGAGGGCCTAGCCCAAGCCATCGTGGCCGGCGACGTTCCCGCTGCCATCAAGAACAAGCAGATTATTTCGATTGACATTTCCAGCTTGGAGGCCGGGACCCAATACCGGGGCTCCTTTGAAGAGAACATGCAAAAGCTGATCGACGAGGTCAAAAAGGACGGCAACGTGATCCTCTTCTTCGATGAAATTCACCAAATCATCGGGGCCGGAAACGCCGGCGACGCCTCGGGTTCCAAGGGGATGGCCGATATCTTAAAGCCGGCCCTTTCCCGCGGTGAAGTGACCTTAATCGGGGCCACCACCCAAGACGAGTACCGTAACACGATTTTAAAGGACGCCGCTTTATCTCGGCGGTTCAACCAAGTAACGGTTAACGCCCCGAGCAAGGAAGACACTTTCAAGATCCTGCAAGGTTTGCGTAAGCTGTACGAAAAGCACCACAACGTTTCCTTGCCCGACGACGTCTTAAAGGCCGCCATCGATTACTCGGTTCAATACATTCCGCAACGCTCCTTACCTGACAAGGCGATCGACTTGATTGACGTCACGGCCGCTCACCTGGCCTCCAAGCACCCGGTCAAGGACGCCAAGACGATTGAAGAGGAGATCAAAAAGGCCGAGGCCAAGCAACAAGAAGCGGTTGAAAAAGAGGATTACCAAGCCGCCCAAGAGGCCAAGGACCAGGTGGCCAAGTTGCAAGACCAACTCAAGGACCACTCCGAATCCGAACGGGTCGTGGCAACGCCGAGTGACGTGGCCGCCGCCGTTGAACGGATGACCGGGATCCCGGTGTCCAAGATGGGTGCTTCCGATATCGAACGCTTAAAGGGCTTAGCCACCCGTTTGGAAGGCAAGGTTATCGGCCAACAAGAGGCCGTCGAAGCCGTGAGCCGGGCGATCCGGCGTAACCGGGCCGGCTTTGATGAAGGTAACCGGCCAATTGGGAGCTTCCTTTTCGTCGGCCCAACCGGGGTCGGTAAGACCGAATTGGCTAAGCAACTAGCCCTCGATATGTTTGGTTCCACCAACGACATCATCCGGCTCGACATGTCCGAATATACCGACCGGACGGCGGTTTCCAAGTTGATCGGGACCACCGCTGGCTACGTGGGTTACGACGATAACTCCAACACCCTGACCGAAAAGGTACGGCGTCACCCGTACTCGATCGTCTTGCTCGACGAAATCGAAAAGGCCAACCCGCAAGTCATCACCTTGCTCTTGCAAGTCTTAGATGATGGGCGCCTAACCGATGGGCAAGGGAACACGGTGGACTTCAAGAACACCATCATCATCGCCACCTCTAACGCCGGCTTCAGTAGCGACGCCGTGGCGGGCGAGGACGCTAAGTTGATGGACAAGTTGCAACCGTACTTCCGGCCAGAATTCCTGAACCGGTTTAACGCAATCGTGGAATTCCACGCCCTGACCAAGGACGACTTAAAGCAAATCGTCGACCTGATGTTAGCCGGGGTTAACGAAACCTTGGCCAAGAAGGGGATGGACGTCACGGTGACCGATGAAGTGAAGAACTACCTGATTGACAAGGGCTATGACAAGACGATGGGGGCCCGGCCACTGCGGCGGGTGGTGGAACAAGAGATCCGTGACAAGGTGACGGATTACTACCTCGACCACCTGGACGAAAAGCACCTCGTGGCCACCTTAAAGGACGGCCAAGTCGTGATTGAACAAGCAAAGTAA
- a CDS encoding D-2-hydroxyacid dehydrogenase, producing the protein MTKILMTSVRDDEQAAIQDYATRNQVEIVTSPQPIEEVLELTADVDGVVIQQRNPLGKEVYPTLKANGLKQIATRTAGYDMVDLAAAKQNGLKVTNVPAYSPRSVAEHALMQIFRLLRKTPEVDRRVAENDYRWPGLQAKEIHSVTVGIIGVGRIGGTLATLLHALNARVLGYDLKPREEMEGIVEYVSKEELLRQSDVVSLHVDLNPTSEGLLTKAEFDQMKPGASLVNASRGPVVNTADLINALKDGPLAFAALDTVEGEGPIFNADHRQDGLKGEPLVEELHAMDNVILTPHIAFFTNIAVQNMVDISLDDVITILNGQPSEHEVAN; encoded by the coding sequence ATGACTAAGATTTTAATGACCAGCGTTCGTGACGACGAACAAGCCGCCATCCAAGACTACGCCACTAGAAACCAAGTTGAGATCGTTACTAGCCCCCAGCCCATCGAAGAGGTACTAGAGCTAACCGCAGACGTAGACGGGGTGGTCATCCAACAGCGCAACCCACTGGGCAAGGAAGTCTACCCGACCCTCAAGGCCAACGGGCTCAAGCAAATCGCCACCCGAACGGCCGGCTACGACATGGTGGACCTCGCGGCTGCCAAGCAAAATGGCCTGAAGGTGACCAACGTGCCCGCCTACTCCCCCCGCTCGGTGGCTGAACACGCCCTGATGCAGATCTTCCGCCTCTTACGTAAGACCCCCGAGGTTGACCGCCGGGTCGCCGAAAACGACTACCGTTGGCCGGGACTGCAAGCCAAGGAAATCCACTCGGTAACAGTCGGCATCATCGGGGTCGGCCGAATTGGGGGGACCCTCGCCACCCTCTTACACGCCCTAAACGCCCGCGTGCTCGGTTACGACCTCAAGCCCCGCGAGGAAATGGAAGGGATTGTCGAATATGTTTCTAAAGAGGAACTCCTCCGGCAAAGTGACGTCGTTTCCCTCCACGTGGATTTGAACCCAACTTCTGAGGGTCTCTTAACCAAGGCCGAGTTTGACCAAATGAAGCCGGGCGCTAGCCTAGTCAACGCCAGCCGGGGACCGGTCGTCAACACCGCCGACCTAATTAACGCCTTAAAGGACGGTCCGCTCGCCTTTGCCGCCCTGGACACCGTGGAGGGTGAAGGGCCAATCTTTAACGCCGACCACCGACAGGACGGCCTGAAGGGTGAGCCACTAGTTGAGGAGCTCCACGCCATGGACAACGTGATTTTGACCCCGCACATCGCCTTTTTCACTAACATCGCCGTCCAAAACATGGTTGACATCTCCTTAGATGACGTCATTACGATCCTAAATGGGCAACCATCGGAACATGAAGTAGCGAACTAG
- a CDS encoding aminotransferase class I/II-fold pyridoxal phosphate-dependent enzyme translates to MPKMNPALRGRFNHDLTSIAPSNIRTFDAEVSSIKGIVKLTLGEPDFNVPTALKNAAIQAIEGNDSHYTPSVGTAVLREAIAHFLSDRYDLTYDPATEIAVTVGATEAIFASFEALLNPGDKVIIPTPTFPLYETVVQMLGATPVLVDTSATDFVLTPALLEETLVKEGPVKALLLNYPSNPTGVTYDATQLQDLAAVIEPTDLFVIADEIYSELIYSGHHASIATYLPGQTLVLNGASKSHAMTGYRIGFVAGPAELMKVVSMVHSMLVTSPSNPAMAAAVPAFGSEEGRQATLTMKQAYQERRDFMLQALSQAGFKVASPNGAFYLFAKLPTKFGQDDEAFATALAKEGAVAVIPGSFFGPGGEGYLRLSYATSMDNLKLAASRIQDFVASH, encoded by the coding sequence ATGCCGAAGATGAACCCAGCCCTCCGTGGTCGCTTTAATCATGATTTAACCAGCATCGCCCCTTCCAACATCCGGACCTTTGACGCGGAAGTCTCGTCAATCAAAGGAATTGTCAAACTGACCTTGGGGGAGCCGGACTTCAACGTTCCGACCGCCCTCAAAAACGCCGCCATTCAGGCAATTGAAGGTAACGACTCCCACTACACACCCAGCGTGGGAACGGCGGTGTTGCGCGAGGCAATCGCCCACTTCCTTTCCGATCGCTACGACCTAACTTACGACCCCGCCACCGAAATTGCGGTCACGGTCGGGGCGACCGAGGCGATCTTCGCCAGCTTCGAGGCGCTTTTAAACCCCGGTGACAAGGTCATCATTCCGACCCCAACCTTCCCGCTTTACGAGACGGTGGTCCAAATGCTCGGTGCCACCCCGGTCCTGGTTGACACCAGCGCCACCGACTTCGTCCTCACCCCGGCCCTGTTAGAGGAGACGCTCGTAAAAGAGGGGCCGGTCAAAGCCCTGCTCTTAAACTACCCGTCCAATCCAACCGGGGTCACTTACGACGCCACACAACTCCAGGACCTAGCGGCGGTTATCGAACCGACCGACCTCTTCGTGATCGCCGATGAAATCTACTCCGAATTGATTTACAGCGGTCACCACGCCTCCATTGCCACCTACCTACCGGGCCAAACCCTGGTCTTAAACGGGGCCTCCAAGTCCCACGCCATGACTGGTTACCGAATCGGCTTCGTGGCCGGGCCGGCGGAGCTAATGAAGGTCGTTTCGATGGTGCACTCAATGCTAGTAACCTCCCCGTCCAACCCGGCCATGGCCGCCGCCGTGCCGGCCTTCGGTTCTGAAGAGGGGCGCCAGGCTACTTTAACCATGAAACAAGCCTACCAAGAACGGCGTGACTTCATGCTCCAAGCTTTAAGCCAAGCCGGTTTTAAGGTTGCCAGCCCCAACGGCGCCTTTTACCTCTTCGCTAAGCTACCAACTAAGTTTGGCCAAGACGACGAGGCCTTTGCCACCGCCCTCGCTAAGGAAGGGGCGGTCGCCGTCATCCCCGGTTCCTTCTTTGGCCCCGGTGGTGAAGGCTACCTGCGCCTCTCATATGCCACCAGCATGGACAACCTGAAGCTCGCCGCCAGCCGTATCCAAGACTTTGTCGCCAGCCACTAA
- a CDS encoding ATP-binding cassette domain-containing protein → MLTVTQVSKSFGDLTAVNDLSFHVNRGEALGLVGQNGAGKSTTFKMLLNFLTPDTGTITFDG, encoded by the coding sequence ATGCTAACAGTAACCCAGGTCTCCAAGTCCTTTGGTGATTTGACCGCCGTCAACGACCTTAGTTTTCACGTTAACCGCGGGGAAGCCCTTGGCTTAGTGGGCCAAAACGGGGCTGGTAAATCCACCACCTTCAAGATGCTGCTAAATTTTCTGACGCCGGATACGGGTACCATCACCTTTGACGGTTAG